The stretch of DNA AATTGCCGCAATATGCCCGCTTCCAAGACCACATCCGCCCCCAAAACCCTTGAATCCAAGCTTGCCCGGCTGGGTCTGCGCACCGACATGGACCTGGTGCTGCACCTGCCGATGCGCTACGAGGACGAAACCAAGGTCGTTTCCATCCGTGAAGCGAGCATGCGCGGCCTGCAGACCTGGCAGGTCGAAGGGGTCGTCGTCAAGAACGAAATCAGCTACAAGCCGCGGCGCCAGCTGCTGGTGCAGATTGCCGACGACACGGGCGAGCTGCAGCTGCGCTTCATGAATTTCTACGGCAGCCAGGTCAAGCAATTGTCCGAAGGCGTGAGGGTGCGCGCCCGGGGCGAGCTGAAGCACGGCTTCTTCGGCGCCGAGATGGTCCACCCCACCTATAAGGTGATCAACGAAGGCGCGCCGCTGCCTACCTCGCTCACGCCGGTGTATCCGGCCGGCGAAGGCCTGTCGCAGACGGTGCTGCGGCGCGCGATCAACGACGCCATGAAGCGGGTGGACTGGCGCGACACTTTACCCAACGCTTTTCTGTCCCGCCTGCAGCTGTGGGACTTCGAGCCCTCGGTGCGCCTGCTGCACTACCCGCCGGTGGACGTGGACGAATACGCGCTGACCGAGCGTTCGCACCCGGCCTGGACCCGCATGAAGTTCGACGAGCTGCTGGCGCAGCAGCTGTCCCTGAAACGGGCGCAGCGCGCCCGGCGCGAGAAAGGCGCGCCGCAACTGCGCGCGGTCGGCGCGCTGTCCGAGTCCTTCCTGGCCGCCCTGCCCTTCCAGCTCACCGGCGCGCAGCAGCGGGTAGTCAAAGAGATCGGCGCCGACCTGCGCGAAGGCTATCCGATGCAGCGCCTGCTGCAGGGCGACGTCGGCAGCGGCAAGACCGTGGTGTCGGCGCTCGCCGCGGCGCAGGCGATCGACAGCGGCTACCAGGCGGCGCTGATGGCGCCAACGGAAATCCTGGCCGAGCAGCACTTCCGCAAGATCGCGGCCTGGATGGAGCCGCTCGGCGTGAAGGTGGCCTGGCTGACCGGCAGCCTGAAGAAGAAGGAAAAGGATGCGGCCAAGGAGCTGATCGAATCGGGCGAGGCCAAGCTGGTGATCGGCACCCACGCCCTGATCCAGGACACGGTGCAGTTCGCGCGCCTGGGCCTCGTCATCGTCGACGAGCAGCACCGCTTCGGCGTCGGCCAGCGCCTCACCCTGCGCAACAAGGGCAGCGACGGCCTGGTGCCGCACCAGCTCATGATGTCGGCCACGCCGATCCCGCGCACCCTGGCCATGACCTATTATGCCGACCTCGAAGTCTCGGTGATCGACGAGCTGCCCCCGGGGCGCAGCCCCATCGTCACCCGCGCCATCGACCAGAACCGGCGCATTGAAGTGATCGAGCGCGTGCACGCCGCGGCCCAGGAGGGCCGCCAGGTGTACTGGGTCTGCCCGCTGATCGAGGAATCCGAGGTGCTGCAGCTGCAGACCGCCACCGAGACCTACGAGACCCTGGCCGAAGCCCTGCCCGACTTGCAGGTGGGCCTGGTGCACGGGCGCCTCAAGCCGGCGGAAAAACAGGTGATCATGGACGCCTTCATCGCGGGCGAGATCCACGTGCTGGTGGCGACCACCGTGATCGAGGTCGGCGTCGACGTGCCGAACGCCTCGCTGATGGTGATCGAGCACGCCGAGCGCTTCGGCCTGTCGCAGCTGCACCAGCTGCGCGGCCGCGTGGGCCGGGGCTCGGCCGCGAGCGTGTGCTTACTCCTGTATCAGAGCCCGCTGGGCCAGGTGGCCAAGCAGCGCCTGATGACGATGCGCGAGACCACCGACGGCTTCGAGATCGCGCGGCGCGACCTGGAGATTCGCGGCCCCGGCGAATTCCTGGGTGCGCGCCAGTCGGGCGAGGCCATGCTGCGCTTCGCCGACCTGGAGACCGACCAGTGGATCGTGGAAAAGGCGCGCGACGTGGCGCAGTACCTGCTGGACAATGGCGAGCGGCCCGAATACATGGCGGTCATCGATGCCCACCTGACGCGCTGGCTGGGCGGGCGCGAGGAATTCCTCAAGGTGTAGGGAAGCACAAACCGTGACAATCCGATAGACATCGGGCCATCGAACCGGGCTATCGTGGCGGCTTGCCCACCACACCTGTACGGCCATGCCCCTCCTCGGACTCGGACTTCACCTGATCGTCGCCATCTTCTTCGCCGTCCACGCCGTGCGCACCGGGCGGCAGTTGTACTGGCTGCTGATCCTGTTCTCCTTCCCCCT from Massilia varians encodes:
- the recG gene encoding ATP-dependent DNA helicase RecG, whose protein sequence is MPASKTTSAPKTLESKLARLGLRTDMDLVLHLPMRYEDETKVVSIREASMRGLQTWQVEGVVVKNEISYKPRRQLLVQIADDTGELQLRFMNFYGSQVKQLSEGVRVRARGELKHGFFGAEMVHPTYKVINEGAPLPTSLTPVYPAGEGLSQTVLRRAINDAMKRVDWRDTLPNAFLSRLQLWDFEPSVRLLHYPPVDVDEYALTERSHPAWTRMKFDELLAQQLSLKRAQRARREKGAPQLRAVGALSESFLAALPFQLTGAQQRVVKEIGADLREGYPMQRLLQGDVGSGKTVVSALAAAQAIDSGYQAALMAPTEILAEQHFRKIAAWMEPLGVKVAWLTGSLKKKEKDAAKELIESGEAKLVIGTHALIQDTVQFARLGLVIVDEQHRFGVGQRLTLRNKGSDGLVPHQLMMSATPIPRTLAMTYYADLEVSVIDELPPGRSPIVTRAIDQNRRIEVIERVHAAAQEGRQVYWVCPLIEESEVLQLQTATETYETLAEALPDLQVGLVHGRLKPAEKQVIMDAFIAGEIHVLVATTVIEVGVDVPNASLMVIEHAERFGLSQLHQLRGRVGRGSAASVCLLLYQSPLGQVAKQRLMTMRETTDGFEIARRDLEIRGPGEFLGARQSGEAMLRFADLETDQWIVEKARDVAQYLLDNGERPEYMAVIDAHLTRWLGGREEFLKV